DNA sequence from the Thunnus maccoyii chromosome 7, fThuMac1.1, whole genome shotgun sequence genome:
TGTTAAAATGGTGACCAGAAGACAAATTTGATTCTTGTTGCAGCAGCGACACAAGCAgggaaaatgaaatatttcacaagatacacaaaataaaactaccttagctttttgtttgttttgtaggacacaaatcatttttatttgctttcattttttaaaataccccccccccccccctctctccgtACTTACTCAGAAAGAAAACTAACTTAACAACTTAACCACAATAACtcaccaacaaacacaaacatcgGCTGTAACATGCACTTTTTCCGGTCTCATCACCCACCACCAAACAAAACCTTATTATCAGACCTGCTCTAATATTCCAGTCCCTCACCCgtgtttttaaatgcaattGTTCTGTAATTTATGAAACCTGCGAGTTATCTGCTCATCATCACCTGCTCAGTTTGCAAAATCTGCTGTTAGTACCCACATATTGTTGGCATGTACTGTGCATGCTGCAGTGTACTGCATGTCCATATGTAGAACGCTCTGTTGTAATATCTTAAAGCTTTTTACAGCAGCTACAGCCGTGCATGCAGCAATAAAGATTTATAGATAGCTGGTGACTGTAGTAATATTCTATATCATCATTTTTTGACACGTTGGAGCCCTGATGGTTGATTATACTGTCACCTGATAGGACACCTGAGGACTCCAGGACACTAATGGACTGCTAATAATGAGCATTCATTTCTGAAGAAAGTGCTTAGTCACAACACTCTCACCACACCACACTCTGTCCTACTTCTGAGACTTCTTCTCACACTGAGAATCCAGTCAGGCTTCCTGTTTACGTAAAAGAATGAGCAGCAAACCACTGCCTTCAGTGCTGAAGGGAAGTGACACATGacggttgtgtgtgtgtgttttaaatgccAGCCTTCATCCACTGCCATGCTTGAAAGTTCAATTCCCTGTGAAGCTCATCAGGTAGAGCAAGAGTCACAGTTTGGTcagattttattatattctgCTGTGGATACATCACAGTCCCCAGTCCAGTGTCGGCCTCTGCTGGTGGGAATATCATGGATAAAATCACACACAAGACAGTACTAAAGATCACTAGACTCTTGTTATATCATTGATTATTGTGAACTTCAATTTTTTTGTATCTACAAACTCTGATCCTGGTCCTTAGTCTCGTTGTGTCCTTGGTGTTCATCACTGTAGGAGCTGATATGTGAAGCTAAATGTGGTTGCAATTGCAGGAAATCTTCAAGCGTTCCGGCAGTTTATACAAAATTCTACAAAAATGTGGCAAACAATTATAGAAAAATTGCAtgacatacaaaaaaataacacaaaacaaatcagtaacttttttctgtctcctcctaTATTTATATAGtggaatattttttcataatttacagttgaaaaaactccttatttatcttcactaaccctttatgcagcccctcagttcagcctctgtttgtAAAGCTCCTgactctttaaggcccccctgccaatgttctgattggccagcttggCAGCTTCTGCCGACTGtggaggctacgtcaacaaaccatgaaacaaactaaagtAGTAGGATTTGAccactttttctcattctttaattgaaatgtcaacttctcaaatacattgtTACATGTTTGAGGcggaatctgatctgaaatatgagagtggacgaTGCAAACAACATATGGACAAActttagcaacaaccttagcaaccaaggctacgcAACGGACAGCCATTTATGAGCATGCATGACGAGCCGACTTCAGCTCATCgacaaggtagaaaaaaacctGTTGCACACGAAGTGttcagggcaggttgaagccctggcttttgactcacagggagcatttctacatacgttaacaacaagttttggaactttgaccacaGATTTAACATTGATATCTAAAATCataacagcatataaataacagaaaaccagaaagaGCATAATATGTCCCTTGTAAAGTCTAGAAATGGGCATGGTGTGTGAGGCACTCTGGGTAAAAATATCAGCTTCATGTTTTCTAGCTCACCATCGGCACATCTTCAAGCCTCTCGAAGTTGGACCTCCGTGATTGGGTACATTTCACCATGGCCACCACCAGCACAAGGACGAGAACGATGCAGAAGATGCAGATGACGGCCACGAGGCCGGGATTTTCCACCAAGTCGCCTTTTTCCCACTCATGTGGAAGAGCTGAGggtgacacaaacaaaaactttacCTTCCTACATAATCAACAAACTGGATAAACTACATTTTGCCTTTCAGAAAAGATCAGTCTTGCAGAAGAAAGAAGGTGCAACTCTAAGTTTTCTTGCTGGAGGAActcaaaaaagtgaaaagtatATTACAACCAAGGGGAAATTTACACAATTGACACAGCAGTTTGTTTCAGCTGAATATTTTGTTGCTATAGCAACCTCCTCTGGCATAATTTCATAGCAGTTGCTGTTTAACTGTTAGCTTACATCTCATCAGATCTGTGACCATCTTTTATACTAACATGCCCTTGTTGGAGCATTGTCTGTTTATTATCTTCTTGTTTTAGCTGTTAAgtgattgtttgtgtgtgtattgtcaTGCTGCCTCATCAACACTTCAGCAGTAAAACCCTGTGTATCACAGTGCAGTTCACACTAATGTTggcagaactggtttcaggtactTTGCACCTTTTCAATACaatgaactgcaaactgccctcaaactTGAGTCTTACATTCCTCTTGGAGATTTTCAAGCTTTATTgtctaatgtttttattgattccTTGTTAATTGTGTAGTTGtattgtttctgtctgctgattgtgttcttgtcttatgaatgtgtcttgttctcaggtctctcttggaaaagagatcttaatctcaatgagactccctctttaaataaagattaaattagATTTAATTAGCCAAGTAGAATGATAATTGAATCCCCTTTCTTATTTACTCTTCTCATTCATCTTTACAATACCtttatgatgttttatcatTTCCTGATTTGAGATCACTATCATAAAATGTGCTTTCCAatactgttttcagtttcatattTGCTTTCAGAAAAAACTTTTattggaaatgtgcatgactTGCTGCATGCCACACCTACACGAAACACAAAACACGAAACACACTCTCTTCTCATGAGATTatagacagaacagacagcttGTTTTGAAGTCTGGTGGCCAATTTGAAGATCTTCTGCCCCCTAGTTGCCAAAAATCAAtgattgcagctttaaagtaaaTATGTAAACTGCAGCCTATGAGATACACAGAAATGAAACTCAGCTCAAACACAGCTCAAGCACCATTTCACTGTAAATTAAACTTTATCTGCAGTGTTTAGTGTTAAGAAAAGCTTTATGTacagattcattcattttattgtaagtTATCAACTGTCATGTTTTAGAGATTTTAGATGCTGCACTTTTATTCTTTGATCTGTGATTCAGAATAGAAATAAACCCTCAGCCCCAGCAGTGGTCTGACCTTGGCTGGTTGCGTTTACGGTGGTGGTTGCAGTGACGTTTGGTGATGCAGAGGCTGCTGGGACTGTTGATCTGTGGGAAACTGTCTCGTTGGACGTCTGGTTGGTGGTTGTCGTCTGAGGAAGGGGGCTGGGATGTGTTACCGCAGTCCCGTTTGATGTTTGTAGGGAAGTGGAGGGTGGAGGTGTTGATGACACTTTATCTGAAGTAACTTCAGTGGAAATTTGGTGAGTTGTTGGTGGTtgcgtgtgtgtgatgtcagagGTTTTCACTCTTGATGAATTGGTATCATTTTTCCAAACCACACTGGTGAGGTGTTTAGCACTTGTGGTTATCTCTGTCACCTGTGTAGTCGTAGAGGAATTATCTATAAAAGaacaaacagcattaaaatCTATAAACAGCACCCACAGCTGATCAAGATAAATCTGCTGGAGAGTCTGTAGGCTTTTTAAAGGtagaaaacaaaagtaatatTATTAACTTAAAGTGTAGCTGGGAATCATGGGCTCATCTCCACTTTagagtaaatgtatttgttcaCGACAAACCACACAGTACTGAACTTGGTCAAGacagctacagctgataaaatctgccaCCAACTGATGACATTTCAAAACCGACGGTGCAGCTAGAAATGAGAAATCTACTTTCATCTACCACTATCTGAGTGAGGCGTCGACTGTTTCAGCTATTACTAAGAATTTCGAGTGGTAAATCTGCCATCGTCATCATTTAGCTACATACATGTGTTGTGCCAGAACGTAAAGCTTGATATGAATAGCAACTGTATCTAAGTAGGGATGATTAGTAAAGTTAAGGATAAAACACAGCCCAAAAGTTAATCTATAATGATGTCTATCgatcataaaatacataaattcaTCAGAGGCTATAATTCAAGTTTTTGGATCCTGATAGTATTTAAAGGTCAAAGTTTTAATCCACAGTAGATCACTGAGGTGTACAATTTAGATGCAGTCAGAAACATTTTGGCTTGCTCCAGTTGGTTTCAGATTATacaattatgtgttttttaggTACATTTTGTTCGAGATTTTGCAGATTTAATCcaaatctgttgtttgttttctatggAGCCCAAGAAAggccacagagaaaaaaaataccaaatttGTGTTctcaatttaataattcatgctcTCAATTTAACAGATTTCACCCTCATGCCATTCTCTCATCCACCGTACACCCTCACCATGGATCTGCTTGGATTTAATAACGTTTTATTTTGATCTTGCACTAAGATATGTGGATATACTTTAAGCACAACACTGTGTTATCTCTGAGAGCCCTTATAGTATTAGGGATAACAGactttttctccataaacacttAAATGCTCCTGCGGATGTCATTCAGTTCATAAAAACTCAGCTTCAGGGTTGTAGACTTGGATGtattatccatccatctattttcCATCCTGCTGCTTATCCTCTAGAGCATTGGTAGGCAAATAGCAGCCGTGGGCCAAATCCGGCCctccaacaaaaacatttggctCTGTAACAAAAGCTGAAGTTTTCCCTCCTATAGCTCACATCAAATCTTCAACATGACTCTtcataaatctacagtagatGAAGATGTGAACACAAGGCTTGTATAAATCCCAATAAGTATGACCTTGTAACATCTCATTAACCAGATGAATAACACAGGTAAATGATAATTTGGCCAATCTGATCAGAAAAGATTTGTGtcaataacaatattttgaaGTCATGAAGAGGCCCACTGTTTATTATGTATGGATATGGGTTTTTATTCAAGAATatatttatcaaatttttcataTACGACACAGAACAAAACAGCTCAGACATGGCATGACGAATAAAACGAGTAGGtaagaataagaaataaaagtaaaaacagtgGCTATTATATCCATCCCCTACAACAGAGAAAGGCAACatcaagtaaataaatatacaaacaaaagtTACAGGAAAACTGGTTTTGCAGTAAAAGAACGTACAGAAACAGGCTAAGCTAGTTTAGGAAACCCTTTCTGATATGGAAGATGACAGTGTAGGTCCAAAATATTCTAAGTAAAGGTACCAAACTTTATAGAAAGCGTCCACTGAGGAGTGAAGCATACATGAGATGTATTCATTGGGGATACACTCCATTATAAGATTGTGCCTTGAAGTTTTTGTTGGAGCAACATCCTTGAtccaaaagaacaaaacattctTCCTAACAGCAAAagtcaataaattaaataaccTCTTGTGTTTGATATTTATAATACGACCATCTGTAAGACCAAGTAGGAGGCACATAGGGTCTACCTCCATTGTAACAccaaaaataacacacagttCATCCATAATACCAAACCAAGAGCTTTGTGGCTTTACATATGaacagaaacagtgaatgtAGCAGAGTGGAGACGCATcagcatcctttttttttcttagaacAGGTGTGATATGTGTGCAATGTACAATTCCGAACGGAGTAGATTTGGTTTGATTACAGATAGATATTTCCATAGCATGTATCGGTACTTCCTGCCAGTCTAGGTCGTTAATAGAGATGCCCAGGTCTCTCTCCAAGGCTTGCTTCGTAGCTTGGGAAGTTAGAGACGAGTTGGAAATTAGGGATCTATAAAATACACTAATGCGTTTCTTGGATACTTGTGAAGACAAGGCCCTCTCTACATGTGAGGTGGCACTATTGGTTGTTAAAGTGGTATCTTTAGTAATGAAGTGTCTGATTTATAAGTATCTAAAAAATTCACATTTCTGTGAGCCAGATCACTGCTGTAGCTACTGAAAGTATAGTAAAGTCTAGATCCCCTGGCTCTGTTCTGGTCTTGACAGCCTGGCAGAAAGTCTGGGTCATCCAGAATAGGAGTAAGAGTGGATGTTAACTGAGCATGACTGTTTTGTCAAGTTCACCATTACACTTTGAACCCTCAACCTTTAAGGATGACAAgcccttaaaggggacatattatgcttttgtgatcttctgttatttatatactgttatgatgttggatatctactgtatgttcaac
Encoded proteins:
- the LOC121899985 gene encoding mucin-2-like: MPAAMHLAVLMSLFAVTVCTNNSSTTTQVTEITTSAKHLTSVVWKNDTNSSRVKTSDITHTQPPTTHQISTEVTSDKVSSTPPPSTSLQTSNGTAVTHPSPLPQTTTTNQTSNETVSHRSTVPAASASPNVTATTTVNATSQALPHEWEKGDLVENPGLVAVICIFCIVLVLVLVVAMVKCTQSRRSNFERLEDVPMGKMNEESPFAHYSK